A window of the Flavobacterium sangjuense genome harbors these coding sequences:
- the gltB gene encoding glutamate synthase large subunit, which yields MKVEEQGLYLPEFEHDNCGAGFICNLNGIKTNDIIHKALDILIKLEHRGAVSADGRTGDGAGILFDIPHDFFKKVCSFEIPEPREYAVGMVFLPKSVNQVAFCKTAFENAISEQNLKIIGWRDVPVDVSNLGQIAAEKEPTIKQVFVSKGDLDLTEQQFNAKLFAARKIAEHVIINSKISESYRFYFTSLSTTTIIYKGLLMPEDISRYYTDLEDDDLVTRLALVHQRFSTNTFPSWELAQPFRYMCHNGEINTLRGNISRMRAREELMKSDVFGDDIKKLFPIILEGKSDSASMDMVIELLLMTGRSLPEVMMMVVPEAWEKHQTMSEDKKAFYEYNSCIMEPWDGPASIPFTDGNVIGALLDRNGLRPSRYTVTKSGFVIMSSEIGVLDIKPEDVVQHGRLEPGKMFLVDMNKGRIIEDDEVKKAVVTKRPYKKWLNENLLQLAKIPYTNNPIPVETVPFETRQRLFGYTIEDLKTIINPMGEQGAEAISSMGNDTPLAVLSDQPQLLYNYFKQQFAQVTNPPLDGIREEIITDISLAIGGDFNIFDIEPKHCKKLKIQNPVISNEDLDKIRNINHVDFKSVTISTLYEIEKGVNGLERGLEKCVQATFKAVSEGCNIVILSDRNVSEKMAPIPMLLACSYIHHSLNTLKVRSKFGILIESAEPREPHHFALLFGYGASAINPYMVNEIIHEQVNQGFITNVKADYAIKNYNKAIAKGILKIMNKIGISTLHSYRAAQIFEILGLNKTFTSKYFPNTPSRIEGIGLMEVEKEVKKRYQKAFPNSEISNLLPLEIGGIYRWRRNGEKHMFNPTTIAKLQQAVRLNSPESYKEYSKMVNEQSENLMTIRGLFEFNNYDPISIDEVEPWTEIVKKFKTGAMSYGSISQEAHENLAIAMNRIGGKSNSGEGGEDAKRYQKDLNGDSRNSAIKQVASGRFGVSINYLTNAKEIQIKMAQGAKPGEGGQLPGEKVVPWIAETRNSTPYVGLISPPPHHDIYSIEDLSQLIFDLKNANREARVNVKLVSEVGVGTIAAGVAKAKADVILISGYDGGTGAAPLTSLQHTGIPWELGLAEAQQTLILNDLRSRVVLECDGQLKTGRDVAIAALLGAEEFGFATAPLVASGCIMMRACHLNTCPVGIATQDPELRKNFKGTPEHIINFMYFIAEELREIMAQLGFRTLKEMVGQSQKLNVNKAIKHYKASGLDLSTILYKPEKAKVVPNHNTMSQDHHLEHVLDFEIIKAAIPSIYRKERTRINFKIKNTDRSVGAILSNEISKIYGAQGLPEDTILIDFEGSAGQSFGAFATNGLSFKIHGNCNDYLGKGLSGGKLIIKVPPTATFKPEENIIIGNVALYGAITGEAYINGMAGERFCVRNSGATAVVEGVGDHGCEYMTGGTVVVLGKTGRNFAAGMSGGVAYVFDKKKEFEKGLCNMEMVALETLDENDLAQLKRLIKRHSLFTNSPLAKVMLDDWENQQKYFIKVMPTDYKKALQRISEEKQIAALIAN from the coding sequence ATGAAAGTCGAAGAACAAGGCCTTTACTTGCCCGAATTTGAGCATGACAATTGTGGCGCAGGATTTATTTGCAATTTAAACGGAATAAAAACCAACGATATAATTCACAAAGCGCTCGATATTTTAATAAAATTAGAACATCGTGGTGCCGTAAGTGCAGATGGGAGAACCGGTGATGGTGCCGGAATTCTGTTTGACATTCCTCATGATTTCTTTAAAAAAGTTTGCTCTTTCGAAATTCCGGAACCACGAGAATACGCGGTCGGAATGGTTTTTTTGCCTAAAAGTGTCAATCAGGTTGCTTTCTGTAAAACAGCATTTGAAAATGCTATTAGCGAGCAAAACCTAAAAATCATTGGCTGGCGTGATGTTCCTGTAGATGTTTCCAACCTTGGCCAAATAGCCGCGGAAAAAGAACCAACTATCAAACAGGTATTTGTGAGTAAAGGTGACTTAGATCTCACCGAACAACAATTCAATGCCAAACTATTTGCCGCCAGAAAAATTGCCGAACATGTCATTATAAATTCCAAAATTTCAGAAAGCTATCGCTTCTATTTTACCAGTTTATCTACTACAACCATAATATACAAAGGGCTTTTAATGCCAGAAGATATCAGTCGCTATTACACTGATTTAGAGGATGACGACTTGGTTACCCGACTTGCCTTGGTGCATCAACGGTTTTCAACCAATACTTTTCCTTCATGGGAATTGGCGCAACCATTCCGCTATATGTGCCACAACGGAGAAATCAATACACTTCGTGGGAATATTAGCCGTATGCGTGCCCGTGAAGAATTAATGAAAAGCGATGTTTTTGGTGATGACATTAAAAAATTATTCCCTATTATTTTAGAAGGAAAATCAGATTCCGCTTCGATGGATATGGTTATCGAATTGTTACTGATGACCGGTCGTTCTTTACCCGAAGTCATGATGATGGTTGTTCCCGAAGCCTGGGAAAAACACCAAACTATGTCAGAAGACAAAAAAGCATTCTATGAATACAATTCGTGTATCATGGAACCTTGGGATGGACCAGCTTCAATTCCGTTTACCGATGGAAATGTAATTGGTGCTTTATTAGACCGAAATGGTTTGCGCCCGTCACGATATACAGTAACCAAAAGTGGTTTTGTAATTATGTCATCCGAAATTGGCGTACTCGATATAAAACCCGAAGACGTAGTACAACACGGAAGATTAGAGCCTGGAAAAATGTTCCTCGTAGACATGAACAAAGGCCGAATTATTGAAGACGACGAAGTAAAAAAAGCCGTAGTTACCAAACGTCCGTACAAAAAATGGTTAAACGAGAATCTGTTGCAACTGGCTAAAATACCATACACTAATAATCCTATTCCGGTTGAAACGGTACCATTTGAAACCCGACAACGCTTGTTTGGATACACCATTGAAGATTTAAAAACCATCATAAACCCGATGGGTGAACAAGGCGCAGAAGCGATCAGCTCAATGGGAAATGACACGCCGCTTGCTGTTTTATCAGACCAGCCTCAATTATTATACAACTACTTCAAACAGCAATTTGCCCAGGTTACCAATCCACCATTAGACGGAATTCGGGAAGAAATTATCACCGATATTAGTCTTGCCATTGGTGGCGATTTCAACATATTTGATATTGAACCAAAGCATTGTAAAAAACTAAAAATCCAAAATCCGGTTATTTCCAACGAGGATTTGGATAAAATCAGAAACATCAATCATGTCGATTTCAAATCGGTTACGATTTCAACTTTGTATGAAATTGAAAAAGGAGTCAATGGTTTGGAGCGCGGTTTAGAAAAATGTGTACAGGCCACTTTCAAAGCGGTTTCGGAAGGCTGCAATATTGTAATTCTTTCAGATAGAAATGTGAGCGAAAAAATGGCACCTATTCCGATGCTATTGGCTTGTTCGTATATTCATCATTCACTAAATACTCTTAAAGTACGCTCTAAATTTGGGATTTTAATCGAATCTGCTGAGCCAAGAGAACCGCATCATTTTGCGCTATTATTTGGTTATGGTGCCAGCGCCATCAATCCATACATGGTAAACGAAATTATTCATGAGCAGGTAAATCAAGGTTTTATTACCAATGTAAAAGCAGACTACGCTATTAAAAACTATAACAAAGCGATTGCCAAAGGAATTCTGAAAATCATGAATAAAATTGGAATTTCAACTTTGCATTCGTACAGAGCGGCTCAAATTTTTGAAATCCTGGGATTAAATAAAACCTTTACTTCAAAGTATTTCCCAAATACGCCTTCTCGAATTGAAGGAATTGGTTTGATGGAAGTTGAAAAAGAAGTCAAAAAAAGATACCAAAAGGCATTTCCAAATTCAGAAATATCCAATTTATTACCACTCGAAATTGGAGGCATTTACAGATGGCGAAGAAATGGTGAGAAACATATGTTCAATCCAACGACCATTGCAAAATTACAGCAAGCGGTTAGATTAAACAGTCCGGAAAGCTATAAGGAATATTCCAAAATGGTCAACGAACAAAGTGAAAACCTCATGACTATTCGTGGTTTATTTGAATTTAACAATTACGATCCGATTTCGATTGATGAAGTAGAGCCTTGGACAGAAATCGTAAAAAAATTCAAAACCGGAGCCATGTCTTATGGTTCAATTAGCCAGGAAGCACATGAAAATTTGGCCATTGCCATGAACAGAATTGGCGGAAAAAGCAATTCAGGTGAAGGTGGCGAAGATGCAAAACGATATCAAAAAGATCTTAACGGAGATTCCAGAAATAGTGCTATTAAACAAGTAGCGTCGGGAAGATTTGGCGTTTCTATCAATTATTTGACCAACGCTAAGGAAATTCAAATCAAAATGGCACAAGGGGCAAAACCTGGTGAAGGTGGACAATTACCTGGCGAAAAAGTAGTGCCGTGGATTGCTGAAACACGAAATTCAACGCCTTATGTTGGACTGATTTCTCCGCCACCACATCACGATATTTATTCGATTGAAGATTTATCTCAATTGATTTTTGATTTAAAAAATGCGAATCGCGAAGCACGGGTTAATGTAAAATTGGTTTCCGAAGTTGGTGTAGGAACAATTGCTGCCGGTGTTGCCAAAGCCAAAGCCGATGTAATCCTGATTTCGGGTTACGATGGTGGAACCGGTGCCGCACCATTAACATCATTGCAACACACCGGAATTCCATGGGAACTTGGATTGGCAGAAGCACAACAGACTTTAATTCTGAATGATTTGCGAAGCCGCGTCGTTCTTGAATGTGACGGACAATTAAAAACAGGTCGTGATGTTGCCATTGCTGCTTTGCTTGGCGCAGAAGAATTTGGTTTTGCTACGGCGCCATTAGTAGCTTCGGGTTGCATTATGATGCGTGCCTGTCATTTGAATACGTGTCCTGTCGGCATCGCGACTCAAGATCCTGAACTTCGTAAAAACTTCAAAGGAACACCGGAACACATCATTAATTTCATGTATTTCATCGCTGAAGAATTGCGCGAAATAATGGCACAACTTGGTTTTAGAACATTAAAAGAAATGGTTGGACAATCTCAAAAACTGAACGTCAACAAAGCCATCAAACATTATAAAGCTAGTGGTTTGGATTTATCGACCATTCTTTACAAACCGGAAAAAGCTAAAGTAGTTCCGAATCACAATACAATGTCGCAAGACCATCATTTAGAACACGTACTCGATTTTGAAATTATAAAAGCGGCAATTCCTTCTATTTACAGAAAAGAAAGAACCCGAATTAACTTCAAAATTAAAAATACAGATCGTTCTGTTGGTGCCATATTAAGTAATGAAATTTCGAAAATATATGGCGCACAAGGTTTACCCGAAGACACTATTCTAATAGATTTTGAAGGTTCAGCCGGACAAAGTTTTGGGGCGTTTGCTACGAATGGTTTGTCGTTTAAAATTCACGGTAACTGCAATGATTATTTGGGTAAAGGACTTTCCGGCGGAAAGCTGATTATCAAAGTTCCTCCTACTGCGACTTTCAAACCTGAAGAGAATATCATTATTGGTAACGTTGCATTATACGGCGCAATTACGGGAGAAGCTTACATAAACGGAATGGCCGGTGAGCGTTTTTGTGTTAGAAATTCAGGTGCAACTGCTGTTGTGGAAGGCGTTGGAGATCATGGTTGTGAATATATGACTGGTGGAACTGTCGTCGTTTTAGGAAAAACAGGACGGAATTTTGCCGCTGGAATGAGCGGTGGCGTTGCCTATGTTTTTGACAAGAAAAAAGAATTTGAAAAAGGCTTGTGCAATATGGAAATGGTTGCGCTGGAAACTTTGGATGAAAATGATTTGGCTCAACTTAAACGATTAATAAAAAGACATTCGCTTTTCACCAATAGTCCGTTGGCGAAAGTGATGCTCGATGATTGGGAAAATCAGCAGAAATATTTTATCAAAGTAATGCCAACCGATTATAAAAAAGCATTGCAAAGAATATCAGAAGAAAAACAAATAGCAGCATTAATAGCAAATTGA